From the genome of Leptotrichia sp. HSP-342:
TAATTCCACTTTTATTATTCTTTACAATATTTATCATTTTAATTAATCCCCCCCCCCTTGATTAATTACAAATCAATCATTATTTTTTACTGTTTTCCAATGCAATTTTTCCCAATGCAATCGATCCGATAAATCCAGCTTCATCTCCAAGCCCTGGATAAACAACATAATCTTTAATTTTTTCTAAAATTTCCTCTTTTTGAACATAACCGTTTAAAAATTCCAGTACATATTTTCTAATTAATGGGAACAATTGCTGCTGTTTCATAACTCCTCCACCCATAATTATTTTTTGTGGCGATAAAATTAAAGTGTAATTCACAACAGCCTGAGCCAAGTAATATGCTTCCATGTCCCAAACTTCATCTCTATCAGCAAGTTCAAATCCTTTTTTTCCCCATCTATCTTCTATTGCAGGCCCTGCTGCCATTCCTTCCATACAATCCTTATGGAAAGGGCATCTTCCTTCGAATTTATCATCTTTATGTCTTTTCAAGAATATGTGTCCCATTTCAGGGTGAGTCAAACCTTGAAGCATTTTCCCATCAACAACTGCTCCAGCCCCAATTCCAGTTCCAACAGTAATGTACATAACATTTTTCAAATTTTCTCCAGCACCCCACCAGCTTTCCGCAAGCGCCGCTCCATTTACATCTGTATCAAATTCCATCGGAACATCATAATGTTTTTTCAACTCTCCTATCAAATCATAATCGCTCCAGTAAGGTTTTGGAGTTTTTGTAATATATCCGTAAGTTTTAGAGCCTTTTACAGGATCAATCGGTCCAAAACTCCCAACACCCATTACATCAAATTCCTTGTCTTTAAAATATTCAATAACTTGTGCCATTGTTTCTTCAGGAGTTGTAGTTGGAATACTTACTCTATCAATGATTTTCCCATCTTCAGTTCCCAATCCACAGATAAATTTTGTTCCCCCAGCTTCAACTGCTGCAATAATTGCCATAATTTCACTTCCTTTTCTTTTTAAATTTTTATTTGTATTTTTTTATTTTAAAACACCTTTAAATCAAAGGACATTTCATTTTTATATATTTTTTAATATATTGTCATTATCCTTGTAAAATTCTATTATTTCATCTTGCGTTGCAGTAGCAGTTCCTATTTTTGCCACTACAATTCCAGATGCCATATTCGCAATTACCCCAGCCTCATACAAATCCGCTCCAGCACATATCGAAAGTAAAAATGTTGATATAAAGGTGTCTCCAGCCCCTGTAACATCATAAACTTCCCTTGCCACAGTCGGTATCCTCTTATGTTTTGCTCTAAACAGCGAAACTCCCTCTTCACTTCGAGTAAGCACAACGCTGTCCAGTTTTAAATCATCCTTTAACTGAGCCATTTTTTCAGCAATTTCTTCCTCGCTCGTAAATTTTTTCATTCCAAAATAATCCAAAATTTCTTT
Proteins encoded in this window:
- a CDS encoding ROK family protein, encoding MAIIAAVEAGGTKFICGLGTEDGKIIDRVSIPTTTPEETMAQVIEYFKDKEFDVMGVGSFGPIDPVKGSKTYGYITKTPKPYWSDYDLIGELKKHYDVPMEFDTDVNGAALAESWWGAGENLKNVMYITVGTGIGAGAVVDGKMLQGLTHPEMGHIFLKRHKDDKFEGRCPFHKDCMEGMAAGPAIEDRWGKKGFELADRDEVWDMEAYYLAQAVVNYTLILSPQKIIMGGGVMKQQQLFPLIRKYVLEFLNGYVQKEEILEKIKDYVVYPGLGDEAGFIGSIALGKIALENSKK